In one window of Phalacrocorax aristotelis unplaced genomic scaffold, bGulAri2.1 scaffold_156, whole genome shotgun sequence DNA:
- the LOC142051379 gene encoding E3 ubiquitin-protein ligase PHF7-like, translating into MPQSPPAQCPPAPPEEQAGPSRVPPPRKRKRPVPKEEVCRLCWRADCDPEVVGQLCRQKGLCVHENCLYHATRLGQKGADEEGFYGFLFPDIRQELKRVAQKRCCICRLRGASVACRRRRCRRIFHFPCGSERGCVSQFFGEFKSFCWKHRPVQRVRAVQQDETPCLICQEVVAGRPCYDTLVCPACASAWFHRRCIQGQALRSALHYFRCPLCQDVPTFQAEMFRLGIKIPDRDAAWEEDGAFADHYQRHSSCDASQCLCPVGREQAEVNGPWRLLLCGSCASRGTHQLCSGIGEDADSWECGDCSGTGTGEGGGAGCPQPPPPTQGPSHSTPGPGTSAEEEEARILAGHPGTQLPSQPLSQKPAEPH; encoded by the exons ATGCCCcagtccccccctgcccagtgtcccccggcgccgccggaggagcaggcaggaccctcCCGTGTGCCACCCCCGCGCAAAAGAAAGCGTCCGGTCcccaaggaggaag tatgcaggctgtgctggcgagcagactgtgaccccgaagtcgtggggcagctgtgccgtCAGAAGGGGCTCTGCGTCCATGAGAACTGCCTG taCCACGCCACCAGGCTGGGCCAGAAAGGGGCCGATGAAGAGGGCTTCTACGGCTTTCTCTTCCCCGACAtccggcaggagctgaagcgggtggcacagaag aggtgctgcatctgCCGGCTGCGGGGTGCCTCGGTCGCCTGTCGGCGCAGGCGCTGCCGCCGAatcttccacttcccctgcggcagtgagcggggctgcgtctcccagttcttcggggagttcaa gtccttctgctggaagcaccggccggtgcagcgggtgcgggcggtgcagcaggacgagaccccctgcctcatctgccaggaggtggtggcggggcggccctgctacgacaccctggtctgtcctgcctgtgccagcgcctggtTCCACCGCCGCTGCATCCAG ggccaggcgctgcgctctgccctgcactacttccgctgccccctctgccaggacgTGCCGACCTTCCAGGCGGAGATGTTTCGCCTGGGCATCAAAATCCCCGACAG ggatgctgcctgggaggaggacggggcctTCGCGGACCACTACCAGCGGCACAGCTCCTGCGatgccagccagtgcctgtgcccGGTGGGACGGGAGCAGGCGGAGGTGAACGG gccctggagacttctgctctgtggctcctgtgcctcccgcggcacccaccagctctgctccggcaTAGGAGAAGACGCCGACTCCTGGGAGTGCGGCGACTGCAGCGGCACGGGCACTGgtgaggggggcggggcagggtgcccacagccac CCCCGCCGACGCAGGGACCCTCGCACAGCACCCCGGGTCCTGgcacttcagctgaggaagaagaggccagGATCCTCGCAGGACACCCcggcacccagctgccctcccagcccctctcccagaaacctgcagagcctcactAA